AGTTTGATGAGAAAGTGAGAGATCCTGCTCGAGTCGTGAACTGTGATGGAGGAGATTTTATTTCCCCTCTCTCTCTGAATGCAATCAAAGATGCCATACAAGCCAAGGATATGGATATCGTGTGTTCTGAGTTATTGGAAATAATTAAGCTCATCGATGCAGTAATCACAGAGAAGTGTCCAGAACCATCATCATTCAATTTTCCTAAGACCAATGGACTGGGCTTTGTTGATTCCCTTCTAGAAAAGATGATGGATGTGACATGTTCTAAGGCTGGTTCGATTGCTTTGATCGATCATCGAATTCAAAAAGTCCAGGAAGTACTTGTTTGTTTACGCTTTTTGCTGAGGAAAATTGTGGAGCTGCACAATGAAGACGAGGAGGTCCAGGCAATTTGGGATCGTATTGTTGGGGTGGCATACAGGATAGAGTTTCTTATTGACTCCTTAATAACTGGAAATATCTTAGATTCTTCTACAATGtccattcattccattttagaAGAAATGAACATCATTAAAGCTGCGGCCTTGAAGATTTGTGATAGCGAAAAACTTGGTGGAAAAGTTAATGAAGTAACGAAGAGATTCAATCACTTGCCACAAGAAGGAAGTAAGCCAATAGTCAATGATGTGGTGGTGGGATTCGAGGATGAGACGGCAACGATAATCAATCAACTCAGAAATGGATCACGCCAAGTGAGAATTGTTTCCATTGTGGGTATGCCGGGATGCGGTAAGACAACTTTGGCTAGAAAAGTGTACAATGATTCTTCAGTGAAGTCCCATTTTTATGAGCGTGCTTGGTGTACTGTTTCTCAAATATATCACAAGAGAAATCTTTTGCTTCAAATTTTGACTTGTATTGAGTCCAAGCTTCCTGAGGATGTTTTTAAGATGGGTGAAGAAGATCTGGCTCTTCAAGTCAAAAGACGTTTGCTGAAAAACAGATATCTCATTGTTTTGGATGATGTATGGGACATTGACGCATGGAACGGATTGGAAGCCTCATTCCCTGACGATGCAAAAAGAAGTAGAGTTATCTTGACAAGTCGGCTCCGTGGTGTTGCTCCGCAAGACAAACTCGACAATGAACCGTATTCTCTTCGTCAACTCACTCCTAATGAGAGCTGGGATTTGCTAAAAGGGAAGTTATATCCTGGACAAGATTTGGCTCCTCCAGAACTATGTGAAATTCGACAGCAAGTAGTGGAAATGTGTCAAGGACTACCTCTTACAGTTGTCATTCTTGCCGGAATTCTCTCAAGAATGGACCGATATGGTTGGAAAGAAGCTGTGGAAGGTTTAAGTTCGAGGAATGTTTCTAGTACGGAACAGTGTACCGCTACATTAGAGATGAGTTACAAACATTTACCTGACACTTTGAAGgcatgttttctttattttggagcCTTTCCAGAAGACCATGAACACAATACCAAGAGGCTGATTTCTCTATGGGTCGCTGAAGGATTTGTTCAAAAAAATCAGCCCAAGAGATTGGAGGATGTGGCAAATGATTACCTGATGGAACTCATTGGCAGAAGCTTAGTCACAGTTTCCAAACCAAGATCCATTGATGGGGTCAAAGCTTGTCGCATTCACGATTTGTTATATGAGTTTTGCGTGACAAAAGCCAAAGAAGAAAACTTTTCACGGCTGGTACGTAGGGGTGATAAACTATCTGATATCAATGTGCCATGCTACCTACGCCGTTTATGCATTGATTCTAATCCTGAGCACTTTGACAAGTTAAGGTTATTTGCTCCTGCCATACGCCGTCTATTATTCTTAAGTAGTGGCATGGGCAACGAAGTATATTTTGATTTTAGGTtcatttttcacatcatcaAACTTGTTACAGTGTTAGATTTGAGCCAAATTGGACTCGACCCCTTTCCTAGAGAGTTAGAACTGCTTGTTCACTTGCGCTACTTGGCGATTCTAGGTCAAGGTAAACTCAATCTCCCACCATCAATATGCAATCTCCcgaatttggaaactttgattTGGCGAAATTCTTCAAGTCATTGTTCAGTTTCACTACCAGATACCATATGGAACCTGAAGAAACTAAGGCATTTAGAACTAATTGATGAGGTCGAtaagtatttttgtttttttttccctagcGACAATCTTGACAATTCGTCACAGTTGCGTGACTTAGATTTCTTGTCCTGTTTGTCTCTCGATCCTGAGGAAAACATCAGCAAACTGTTGAGAAAGTTTCCAAATATCCGCAAGCTGAGATGCTCTGTCAATCTCGAGCCAGATGTTGAATATCATGTAGCAATGGATTGTCTAAGTCAGTTGGAATCACTCAGTCTGAGTCGCGTCCTATACGGTTATCAGCAATTTCATATAGATTTCCAATTTCCTTTGAGCATTAAAAGGTTGACCCTGACTTATTTTGGCATGCCGTGGAGGAAAATGGCAGCAATTGGAAATCTGCCAAATCTTGAGGTGCTCAAATTACTCCGCCGATCATTTGAGGGGGAAATATGGGAAATGGAAGTAGAGAAGTTCCCTAATGTTCGCTTCCTGAaattagcttccttgaacattGTGAAGTGGACAGCCTCCTCCGAGTATGAGTACGAGGACCAGGACTATTTTCCTCGTCTCCAGAAGTTAGTGTTGGAAAGCTGTGATGCATTGCAGGAGATCCCTTCTTGTTTGGGAAATAGTTCAACTCTTGAAATAATTGAGGTGTCAAAATGTCCCAGCTGTACCAGTTCATTGGAGGAAATTCAGGAAGAGCAAAGAAGCAATGGATATACCGATCTGAAGATCCTTACCTCATAATGGACGATTGATCTTCTCAAGTAAGTTTTTTAAGTCCTTTACTTATGTACTGCTACGGGTTATGTGTATCTGTTTAGCATCAAGATCAAgttgttctttttcttaatagtttttctttttcttttttgtaattAGTACTGGAAAGCTGCAAGTTTTTGGAGGAGATCCCTTCTTGTTTGGAAAATCTATCAACTCTTGAAATAATTGAGGTGTCTAAATGTGCCAACCGTACCAGTTCAGTGGAGCAAATTCAGGAAGAGCAATTAAGCAGGGGAAATACACTGATCTGAAGATCCTTATTTCATGATGGATGATTGATCTTCattctacttttcttttttaatcctTTACTTCTGTACACATACTGTTTATGTTGTATCTGTTGAGCATCAATCAAGATCAAGTTGTTCTTGTTTTCTTTGCAAGTTTCTTGTTATTCCTGTGACCGAATCTTGTATTGGGACATATACGTACCCCAAATACTCTGTGGAAAGTAATTTTTCAATAGTAGTGCTGTGCTCGCACAACTGAGTTTGCAAATTTTCCAAGAACTTTGAATTACAAAAATATTCTATTGGGAGATTTCCGGTAGTTAACAAAATAACTTTTGATACAAGCATATACCAAAATTGATACAAGCACATACCAAAATTGATTGTTGtacaaaatgaagaaagaaaccCAAAGAGATTCGACCATTGAACGTACATTCTTTCTGTTGCCAACTACTAGACTCTAGATT
Above is a genomic segment from Coffea eugenioides isolate CCC68of chromosome 5, Ceug_1.0, whole genome shotgun sequence containing:
- the LOC113771571 gene encoding putative late blight resistance protein homolog R1A-3; its protein translation is MASTSVTCISSILDDLQALENDCPEFPDGQQEYLKRMLRYLRTFLLCARKYSNDDVQLPFDNKKNQADNHNASLEALAVRIGDAIPKWAKEIQSCDQPWDAVHDLEKDIIESFEQEICEWYVFFLGSSSRQSSNSVVRKDDLMEFMDSLLENLVNYWSWIRPAHEVGLIKALEEKLAFMKNFIRFIKLYGVENTELGPLLVHTEAVAINAARLSYKCQFKKGFGPPKDVVESISELLQKIIPVEPQVLETCIKALTASKLSRQLYGATDEHLLRDFFHSLLCNLWEKLKHGTCPVILRQLQMFYEGLNSLRTILKEKPKEFDEKVRDPARVVNCDGGDFISPLSLNAIKDAIQAKDMDIVCSELLEIIKLIDAVITEKCPEPSSFNFPKTNGLGFVDSLLEKMMDVTCSKAGSIALIDHRIQKVQEVLVCLRFLLRKIVELHNEDEEVQAIWDRIVGVAYRIEFLIDSLITGNILDSSTMSIHSILEEMNIIKAAALKICDSEKLGGKVNEVTKRFNHLPQEGSKPIVNDVVVGFEDETATIINQLRNGSRQVRIVSIVGMPGCGKTTLARKVYNDSSVKSHFYERAWCTVSQIYHKRNLLLQILTCIESKLPEDVFKMGEEDLALQVKRRLLKNRYLIVLDDVWDIDAWNGLEASFPDDAKRSRVILTSRLRGVAPQDKLDNEPYSLRQLTPNESWDLLKGKLYPGQDLAPPELCEIRQQVVEMCQGLPLTVVILAGILSRMDRYGWKEAVEGLSSRNVSSTEQCTATLEMSYKHLPDTLKACFLYFGAFPEDHEHNTKRLISLWVAEGFVQKNQPKRLEDVANDYLMELIGRSLVTVSKPRSIDGVKACRIHDLLYEFCVTKAKEENFSRLVRRGDKLSDINVPCYLRRLCIDSNPEHFDKLRLFAPAIRRLLFLSSGMGNEVYFDFRFIFHIIKLVTVLDLSQIGLDPFPRELELLVHLRYLAILGQGKLNLPPSICNLPNLETLIWRNSSSHCSVSLPDTIWNLKKLRHLELIDEVDKYFCFFFPSDNLDNSSQLRDLDFLSCLSLDPEENISKLLRKFPNIRKLRCSVNLEPDVEYHVAMDCLSQLESLSLSRVLYGYQQFHIDFQFPLSIKRLTLTYFGMPWRKMAAIGNLPNLEVLKLLRRSFEGEIWEMEVEKFPNVRFLKLASLNIVKWTASSEYEYEDQDYFPRLQKLVLESCDALQEIPSCLGNSSTLEIIEVSKCPSCTSSLEEIQEEQRSNGYTDLKILTS